A single region of the Undibacterium piscinae genome encodes:
- a CDS encoding MFS transporter gives MSNKAFNPVFNSYLIYIGVALASAGVALYTPLIVSETGKNFSGTWAAAILFGLNLGRVAGSYLGGRFPRMANHPLAVSGNILLEGIALYCMAYLQQAWALALFAVLAGLGSGLSFPGLKNYLLKLKDLDQASLFSRLAFAIRMGLVGGYLLASWVPIHSLKMVFLFVLISFIAYSVFMLYAMRAISRHEAQSLALAALHNQPASRHAEARHQAADNLAPAKLPLMFHLSNAAFWCFAIQPMIGFSLHIPQFTPEIPVSTPFWLAALVIIFFQIPVSKRAVRTRDHFRFLRIGYGCLFLSFALMVFAGQYASAVIASAILLSFGQVFYGPSFDVVIARFADSSPEQTGKLMSQQMLYQSIGTMVGSLIGGVLFDLAQRLQMTGLNWLLLALGSLWMMFLSKNKIPDLAIVRPGFLRPLV, from the coding sequence ATGTCCAACAAAGCCTTCAATCCTGTCTTTAATTCTTACCTGATCTACATAGGCGTGGCACTCGCCTCGGCCGGGGTTGCCTTGTACACGCCTTTAATCGTATCGGAAACCGGCAAAAACTTTTCCGGCACCTGGGCGGCGGCGATCTTATTCGGCCTCAATCTGGGACGCGTGGCCGGCTCCTATCTGGGCGGCCGCTTTCCGCGCATGGCCAATCACCCGCTGGCGGTGTCGGGCAATATCTTGCTCGAAGGCATAGCCTTGTATTGCATGGCCTACCTGCAACAAGCCTGGGCGCTGGCCTTATTTGCGGTATTGGCAGGTTTGGGCAGCGGTTTGTCGTTTCCCGGCCTGAAAAACTATTTACTAAAGCTCAAGGACCTCGACCAGGCCTCGCTGTTTAGCCGGCTGGCGTTTGCGATACGTATGGGACTGGTAGGCGGCTACCTGCTCGCTTCATGGGTGCCTATCCATAGCCTGAAGATGGTGTTTTTGTTTGTACTTATCAGCTTTATCGCCTATAGCGTTTTCATGCTGTACGCCATGCGCGCCATCAGCCGCCACGAAGCCCAGAGCCTGGCGCTGGCAGCGCTCCACAATCAGCCAGCTTCGCGACATGCTGAGGCTCGGCATCAGGCCGCGGATAACCTGGCGCCGGCTAAACTTCCCTTGATGTTCCACTTGTCGAATGCGGCGTTCTGGTGTTTTGCGATACAGCCCATGATAGGCTTTAGTTTGCACATCCCTCAATTTACGCCAGAAATTCCGGTCTCCACACCGTTCTGGCTGGCCGCGCTGGTCATCATTTTTTTCCAGATCCCGGTATCCAAACGTGCCGTGCGCACGCGTGATCATTTCCGTTTTTTACGGATAGGCTATGGCTGCCTGTTCCTCAGTTTTGCTCTGATGGTGTTCGCCGGTCAATACGCCAGCGCGGTGATTGCTTCGGCTATCTTGCTATCGTTCGGCCAGGTTTTTTACGGCCCCTCGTTTGACGTGGTGATCGCCCGCTTTGCCGACAGCTCTCCGGAACAAACCGGCAAGCTGATGTCGCAGCAAATGCTCTACCAAAGCATAGGCACCATGGTCGGCAGCCTGATCGGCGGGGTCTTGTTTGACTTGGCCCAGCGGCTACAGATGACTGGCCTGAACTGGCTACTACTGGCATTGGGAAGCCTGTGGATGATGTTTTTAAGCAAGAACAAAATCCCCGATCTTGCTATCGTTCGGCCAGGTTTTTTACGGCCCCTCGTTTGA
- a CDS encoding CAP domain-containing protein yields MTLINQARATSRLCGSTSYPAAPALVWNSKLFDAAAGHSADMANKNYFSHTSQDGRSFGQRLAAAGYTGSSIAENIAAGQATLASAMDGWIASEGHCRNIMSASYTEVGLACVSSSTASYRTYWTMDLGHP; encoded by the coding sequence ATGACTTTGATCAATCAGGCCAGAGCCACTAGCCGCCTGTGCGGCAGTACCTCTTATCCGGCAGCGCCAGCATTAGTCTGGAATAGCAAATTATTTGATGCCGCAGCGGGGCATTCTGCCGATATGGCAAATAAGAATTATTTTTCACACACTAGCCAGGATGGCCGTAGCTTTGGCCAACGCCTGGCAGCGGCTGGCTATACCGGTTCTAGCATCGCAGAAAATATTGCGGCCGGCCAAGCCACACTCGCCTCGGCCATGGATGGCTGGATCGCCAGCGAAGGACATTGCCGCAACATCATGAGCGCTAGCTATACCGAAGTGGGCTTAGCATGCGTGAGCTCTAGCACGGCGAGCTATCGCACGTATTGGACTATGGATCTGGGTCATCCTTAA
- the gcvH gene encoding glycine cleavage system protein GcvH, which yields MSIPAELKYTSSHEWVRVEADGTIAVGITAFAQDALGDIVFVDLPKVGQALAAGKDCAVIESVKAAGDIYAPVTGEVVAVNDAVVDAPESINADAFSAWLFKLKPANMADVDALMSAEDYAKNIG from the coding sequence ATGAGCATCCCAGCAGAACTGAAATACACATCCTCCCACGAATGGGTACGCGTAGAAGCTGACGGCACTATCGCTGTTGGTATTACTGCCTTCGCACAAGACGCATTGGGCGATATCGTGTTTGTTGACTTGCCAAAAGTTGGCCAGGCTCTGGCAGCTGGCAAAGATTGTGCCGTGATCGAGTCCGTTAAGGCGGCCGGTGATATTTACGCACCAGTGACAGGCGAAGTGGTTGCGGTGAACGATGCCGTTGTCGATGCTCCGGAATCAATCAACGCCGATGCGTTCAGCGCATGGTTGTTCAAGCTGAAGCCAGCTAACATGGCTGATGTTGACGCTTTGATGAGCGCTGAAGACTACGCTAAAAACATCGGTTAA
- the glk gene encoding glucokinase: MTGTLTNPPRPPSFPWLLADIGGSNARFGLMLDNHACVQHVRTIPVAEHADPVGAVRTYLSEVAIAMGDQFQPPRKAAFAVATAVTGDQISFTNSHWSFSRSSVAKEIGLQTFLVINDFEALALSLPRLSTAQLRPHQQMPPATGTLAVIGPGTGLGVSGVIQTAGGWLALPCEGGHVTLAASNDFESALLSQVRQTHAHVSAERLLSGIGLPVLHGAIAKLRGIDSANLTAELIVERGLDRSDPICSETIDTFCALLGSFAGNVALTLGARGGVYIGGGIVPRLGDRFFTSRFRECFEAKGRFSNYLEYIPTALITDTLAALTGAAFAIEQSEL, translated from the coding sequence ATGACAGGTACATTGACGAACCCACCCCGCCCGCCAAGCTTCCCTTGGTTGCTGGCCGATATCGGTGGCAGTAACGCCCGCTTTGGCCTGATGCTGGACAATCACGCCTGTGTGCAACACGTAAGAACCATTCCTGTCGCGGAACACGCCGATCCGGTCGGCGCGGTACGAACTTACCTCAGCGAGGTAGCAATCGCTATGGGGGACCAATTTCAGCCGCCGCGCAAAGCGGCATTTGCGGTAGCCACCGCGGTCACAGGTGACCAGATTAGCTTTACCAATAGCCACTGGAGTTTTTCCAGATCGTCGGTAGCCAAGGAAATCGGTCTTCAGACGTTTTTGGTGATCAATGATTTCGAAGCCCTGGCCTTGTCCTTACCGCGTCTGAGCACGGCACAATTGCGACCGCATCAGCAGATGCCACCGGCCACGGGTACGCTTGCCGTGATTGGCCCAGGCACCGGTCTGGGTGTCTCCGGCGTAATTCAAACCGCTGGCGGTTGGCTGGCCTTACCCTGCGAAGGCGGCCATGTAACACTGGCCGCCAGCAACGATTTCGAAAGTGCCTTGCTATCGCAGGTACGTCAGACTCATGCACACGTTTCCGCAGAGCGCCTGCTCTCCGGCATAGGCTTACCGGTGCTGCACGGCGCGATTGCCAAGCTGCGCGGTATCGACAGTGCCAATTTGACTGCAGAACTCATTGTCGAACGCGGCTTGGATCGCAGCGACCCCATCTGCTCGGAAACCATCGATACTTTCTGCGCCCTACTCGGTAGTTTCGCCGGCAATGTCGCGCTGACCTTGGGTGCACGCGGCGGTGTCTATATCGGCGGCGGTATCGTGCCACGCCTTGGCGATCGGTTTTTCACCTCGCGTTTCCGTGAGTGCTTCGAAGCCAAAGGCCGCTTCAGCAACTATCTGGAATACATCCCTACCGCATTGATTACCGATACCTTAGCCGCCCTGACCGGCGCCGCTTTCGCGATAGAACAGAGCGAACTATGA
- a CDS encoding response regulator: MLNSTQLATVAVSHNVLPQAQLAPLSQLAPLSQLAPLYILLVDDDAYMCELLKEMLSELGIGEVYVAGSGQRGLEIFMTADPKPNLLLCDLCMPGMDGFQFLSNMAAKRYTGDVVIISSYNQQAPESGEWALANYKASSLKLAEKLARLQGLRVRATIEKPISRERLGDLISLIRHSR; the protein is encoded by the coding sequence ATGCTTAATTCCACTCAATTAGCAACAGTTGCCGTTAGCCACAATGTATTGCCACAAGCGCAGTTAGCACCTTTGTCGCAGTTAGCACCTTTGTCGCAGTTAGCACCTTTGTATATATTGCTGGTCGATGATGATGCGTATATGTGCGAGTTACTCAAAGAGATGCTCAGTGAGTTGGGTATCGGTGAAGTTTATGTCGCAGGCTCCGGCCAGCGCGGGCTAGAGATTTTTATGACAGCCGACCCTAAACCGAATTTGCTGCTCTGCGATTTATGCATGCCGGGCATGGATGGATTTCAGTTTCTCAGCAATATGGCGGCAAAACGCTATACGGGTGATGTGGTGATTATTTCCAGCTATAACCAGCAAGCGCCCGAATCGGGTGAGTGGGCGCTGGCCAATTACAAGGCATCTAGTCTCAAGCTCGCTGAGAAACTCGCCAGGTTGCAAGGCTTGAGAGTGCGGGCAACCATAGAGAAACCTATCTCGCGTGAGCGCTTAGGGGATCTGATTAGCCTGATCCGCCACTCGCGTTGA
- a CDS encoding glutaredoxin — MKLFFRLLRAVLGPVLLLKEWLTRPKGVSRVYAEQARIDLLCEKLALYQFKTCPFCIKVRQEMRRLSLNIELRDAQHNPENRQALLEQGGSPKVPCLRITNPDGSSTWMYESKDIIAYLRKQFGRP, encoded by the coding sequence ATGAAATTATTTTTTAGACTGCTGCGCGCCGTGCTTGGACCTGTTTTGCTGCTCAAGGAGTGGCTGACCCGTCCGAAGGGCGTATCGCGGGTCTACGCAGAACAAGCTCGCATTGATCTGCTCTGTGAAAAACTGGCGCTATACCAGTTCAAAACCTGCCCGTTTTGCATCAAGGTACGTCAGGAAATGCGCCGTCTGTCGCTGAATATAGAATTGCGCGATGCCCAGCACAATCCGGAAAACCGCCAGGCCTTACTTGAGCAAGGCGGCAGTCCTAAGGTGCCTTGCCTGAGAATCACGAATCCGGACGGCAGCAGTACATGGATGTATGAATCGAAAGATATCATCGCTTATTTGCGCAAGCAATTTGGCCGCCCTTAA
- the queG gene encoding tRNA epoxyqueuosine(34) reductase QueG, giving the protein MSDYLQLAQEIKQWGRDAGFADVRITDVDLSHVEAGFQAWLDAGYHGEMAYMAAHGSKRSRPDELVPGTIRVISARMNYLPESDDADWRTKERQHAADTAVISVYARGRDYHKVIRNRLQQLAERIQERIGEFGYRVFTDSAPVMEVALAEKSGMGWRGKHTLLLNRDAGSMFFLGEILVDIPLPVDQAISNHCGQCRSCIDVCPTQAILAPYQLDARRCISYLTIELHGSIPVELRPLIGNRVYGCDDCQLYCPWNKFAQRASVNDFEVRNGLDSASMSSLFAWSEAEFMRKLEGSPIRRIGHERWLRNLAVGMGAFSGI; this is encoded by the coding sequence ATGAGCGATTATCTTCAGTTAGCCCAGGAAATTAAACAGTGGGGCCGCGATGCCGGTTTTGCCGATGTGCGGATTACCGACGTCGACCTCAGCCATGTAGAGGCTGGCTTTCAGGCATGGCTGGATGCCGGCTATCACGGCGAGATGGCGTATATGGCAGCGCACGGCAGCAAACGCTCGCGCCCCGATGAACTGGTGCCGGGTACGATACGGGTGATATCCGCCCGCATGAATTACCTGCCCGAATCGGATGATGCCGACTGGCGCACCAAAGAGCGGCAACATGCTGCCGACACTGCGGTGATTTCAGTGTATGCGCGCGGGCGTGACTATCACAAGGTGATCCGCAATCGGCTGCAGCAACTGGCCGAACGTATCCAGGAACGGATAGGCGAGTTTGGCTATCGCGTGTTTACCGATTCGGCACCGGTCATGGAAGTGGCGCTCGCGGAAAAGTCCGGCATGGGCTGGCGCGGCAAGCATACCTTGTTGCTCAATCGTGATGCCGGCTCTATGTTTTTTCTTGGTGAGATTCTGGTGGATATTCCGCTGCCGGTCGACCAGGCGATCAGCAATCATTGTGGCCAGTGTCGTTCCTGTATCGATGTCTGCCCGACTCAGGCGATTCTGGCACCTTATCAGCTTGACGCCCGCCGCTGCATTTCTTACCTGACCATAGAGCTGCACGGCAGCATCCCGGTTGAGTTGCGCCCTTTGATCGGTAACCGCGTGTATGGGTGTGATGATTGTCAGTTGTATTGCCCCTGGAATAAATTTGCCCAACGCGCCAGCGTCAATGATTTTGAGGTGCGCAATGGCCTGGACAGTGCTTCCATGAGCAGTCTGTTCGCCTGGAGCGAAGCGGAATTCATGCGTAAGCTCGAAGGCAGTCCTATCCGTCGCATCGGCCATGAACGCTGGCTGCGCAATCTGGCGGTGGGCATGGGCGCTTTTTCTGGCATTTAA
- a CDS encoding glucokinase — MVSFDSPRLIADIGGTYARFALETEKGNFERIVSLRCADYPDFQSAVSAYLSIVAPLHIEHAAVAIANPVDGDRVSMTNYHWQFSIEQTRLQLGFDTLLIVNDFTALAMAVPRLDAAEMCQVGGGDTSKKSVIGLLGPGSGLGVSGLIPMADGWISLGSEGGHSSFSPCNERELAVLQYAWKSYEHVSFERLLSGSGLELIYRALADYAGVASQDLAAPEITQRGLDGTDPVCVETLEVFCSLLGTAAANLAVTLGALGGIYIGGGIVPRLGSYFAASPFRARFEDKGRFSSYLAAIPTYVITAEHATFIGVSAILEAQLRTITTTPGSAILGQIRRARSELSRAELRVAEYVLAHPRAALNDPIAEISKAAQVSQPTVIRFCRSLGCEGLSDFKLRLASGLTGTVPVTHTQVTHDDSMLELGAKVLGNTASAILQVRSQLNREMIDRAIALLLQANRVEFFAVGHYGVVAQDAQYKFLRFGVSSGAYTDPRLQLLAAGVLKPRDVAVIISSAGRMAELLEVADKARERGAYVIAITASQSPLARKADATLIVDHVEDISTHLPMISRILHLLVIDILAVGVAMQRNPAGAHLLGGEADERLDEPHLARSKSETKKEARNAAPGVSLSAPLARLTSHSR; from the coding sequence ATGGTTTCTTTTGATAGCCCCAGGCTGATCGCTGATATCGGCGGCACTTATGCCCGTTTTGCTTTGGAGACGGAGAAAGGCAATTTCGAGCGCATCGTTTCGCTGCGCTGTGCCGATTATCCTGATTTTCAATCTGCCGTTAGTGCCTACCTGAGTATCGTCGCGCCTCTGCATATTGAGCATGCTGCCGTGGCTATCGCTAATCCTGTCGATGGCGACAGGGTTAGCATGACCAATTATCACTGGCAATTTTCGATAGAGCAGACGCGTTTGCAGCTAGGCTTCGATACGCTGCTGATCGTTAATGACTTTACCGCGCTGGCAATGGCGGTACCTAGGCTCGATGCTGCGGAAATGTGCCAGGTAGGTGGTGGTGATACCAGCAAAAAAAGCGTGATCGGATTGCTGGGACCGGGCAGCGGATTGGGCGTGTCAGGCTTGATTCCTATGGCTGATGGCTGGATTTCTTTAGGCTCCGAAGGCGGGCATAGCAGTTTTTCACCTTGTAACGAGCGTGAGCTTGCGGTCTTGCAATATGCGTGGAAATCCTACGAGCATGTCTCATTTGAACGTTTGTTGTCAGGCTCGGGGCTGGAATTGATTTATCGTGCGCTGGCCGATTATGCCGGTGTGGCGAGCCAGGATCTGGCTGCGCCCGAGATTACCCAGCGCGGTCTTGACGGCACTGATCCTGTTTGTGTCGAAACGCTGGAAGTGTTTTGTAGTTTGCTGGGAACCGCCGCCGCGAATCTGGCGGTGACGCTGGGCGCACTCGGTGGTATTTATATCGGCGGCGGCATCGTGCCACGCCTGGGCAGCTATTTTGCTGCCTCACCGTTCCGTGCCCGTTTTGAGGATAAGGGGCGTTTCAGCTCTTATCTGGCAGCGATTCCTACTTATGTCATCACCGCTGAACATGCGACCTTTATCGGTGTATCAGCGATTCTGGAAGCGCAGTTGCGCACGATTACCACCACACCAGGTTCGGCGATTCTTGGTCAGATACGTCGTGCCCGCAGCGAATTGTCGCGTGCCGAATTACGCGTAGCCGAGTATGTGCTGGCGCATCCGCGTGCGGCGCTCAACGATCCGATTGCCGAGATTTCCAAAGCGGCACAAGTGAGCCAGCCTACCGTCATCCGCTTCTGTCGCTCATTAGGTTGTGAGGGCTTGTCCGATTTCAAGTTGCGCCTGGCTTCAGGCTTGACCGGTACCGTACCGGTGACGCATACCCAGGTCACGCATGACGATTCCATGCTGGAGCTCGGTGCCAAGGTCTTGGGGAATACCGCATCGGCCATTTTGCAAGTGCGTAGCCAGCTCAATCGCGAAATGATAGACCGCGCCATCGCCTTGTTACTACAGGCGAATCGCGTCGAGTTTTTCGCTGTGGGTCATTATGGTGTCGTGGCACAGGATGCGCAGTACAAGTTCTTGCGTTTCGGGGTTTCCAGCGGAGCCTACACCGATCCGCGCTTGCAGTTGCTGGCGGCGGGCGTGCTAAAGCCGCGTGACGTTGCGGTGATTATTAGTAGTGCCGGACGTATGGCAGAGTTACTCGAAGTGGCGGACAAGGCGCGTGAACGTGGCGCTTACGTGATCGCCATCACCGCCAGCCAGTCACCGCTGGCGCGCAAGGCGGATGCGACCTTGATCGTCGATCATGTCGAAGATATTTCGACGCACTTACCGATGATTAGCCGTATCCTGCATTTGCTGGTCATCGATATTTTAGCGGTTGGGGTGGCGATGCAACGCAATCCTGCTGGCGCGCATTTGTTGGGTGGCGAAGCCGATGAACGGCTTGATGAGCCTCACCTGGCAAGATCGAAATCTGAAACTAAAAAAGAAGCGCGTAATGCGGCTCCCGGCGTGAGTTTGTCTGCGCCGCTGGCACGCCTGACCTCCCATAGCCGATGA
- a CDS encoding aminoacyl-histidine dipeptidase: MGAINQLFPQPLWQWFEQICAIPHPSGHEQALSLHIQSWAKQRGLAVIEDHVGNLIIRKPASAGMEDRKIVVLQAHLDMVPQKNADKVHDFVTDAIQPWIDGDWVKATGTTLGADNGIGMASALAILGSDEIKHGPLEVLLTIDEEAGMTGAFGLQAGMLEADILINTDSEQEGEIYMGCAGGVDAQISLALQWQAANATDLTFTLAIAGLKGGHSGVNIHLGRGNANKLLARFLAGHAAELGLALSAINGGSLRNAIPREAQCSFTVPAGMADLLQQRVAQYQAILQAELATAEPALKLTLSSSAAPAQTMQATAQATLINLLNSCPNGVIRMSDEITGVTESSLNVGVISTHEDSVTILCLIRSLIDSGRANIESTLQSLSDLAGAQVAFSGCYPGWKPDTSSAVMAIVNDTYESIYHKKPEIMVIHAGLECGLFKQHYPNMDMVSIGPTIRYPHGPDEMVNITTVGQYWTLLLAVLERIPAK, from the coding sequence ATTGGGGCAATCAATCAGCTTTTCCCTCAGCCTTTATGGCAATGGTTTGAACAAATTTGTGCCATCCCCCACCCGTCCGGCCATGAACAGGCACTGAGCCTGCATATCCAGTCCTGGGCCAAACAGCGCGGCCTGGCGGTAATCGAAGATCATGTCGGCAATCTCATCATCCGTAAGCCTGCCAGCGCTGGCATGGAAGACCGGAAAATCGTGGTGCTGCAGGCGCATCTGGATATGGTGCCGCAGAAGAATGCCGATAAAGTGCATGATTTTGTCACCGACGCGATACAACCTTGGATAGACGGTGACTGGGTCAAGGCTACCGGCACCACGCTGGGCGCCGACAACGGCATAGGCATGGCATCCGCCCTGGCGATCCTGGGTTCCGACGAGATCAAGCACGGCCCGCTGGAAGTTTTGCTGACCATCGATGAAGAAGCCGGCATGACCGGTGCCTTCGGTTTGCAGGCGGGCATGCTAGAGGCCGACATCCTGATCAATACCGATTCCGAGCAGGAAGGCGAAATCTACATGGGCTGCGCCGGTGGCGTGGATGCGCAAATCAGCTTAGCGCTGCAATGGCAAGCCGCCAATGCAACCGATCTGACGTTCACGCTGGCGATTGCCGGCTTAAAGGGCGGACATTCGGGCGTAAATATCCATCTGGGGCGCGGCAATGCGAATAAATTGCTGGCACGCTTCCTGGCCGGACATGCCGCCGAACTTGGGTTGGCATTAAGCGCCATCAACGGCGGTTCGCTGCGTAACGCGATTCCGCGCGAAGCGCAATGCAGCTTCACGGTGCCAGCCGGCATGGCCGACTTGCTGCAGCAACGCGTAGCGCAATATCAGGCGATTTTGCAAGCCGAGTTGGCCACTGCCGAACCTGCGCTGAAACTGACGCTGAGCAGCAGCGCAGCGCCGGCGCAGACCATGCAGGCAACGGCGCAAGCCACCCTGATCAATCTGCTCAATAGCTGCCCCAACGGCGTGATACGCATGAGCGATGAAATCACTGGCGTGACCGAAAGCTCGCTCAATGTCGGCGTCATCAGCACCCATGAAGATAGCGTGACTATCCTGTGCCTGATCCGTTCACTGATAGACAGCGGCCGTGCCAATATCGAAAGTACCCTGCAATCGCTGAGCGATCTGGCCGGTGCGCAAGTGGCGTTTTCCGGCTGTTACCCAGGCTGGAAGCCGGACACCAGCTCGGCGGTCATGGCGATCGTCAATGACACTTACGAAAGCATCTATCACAAGAAGCCAGAGATCATGGTGATCCATGCCGGTCTGGAGTGTGGCCTGTTCAAGCAGCATTACCCGAACATGGACATGGTATCGATAGGCCCGACGATACGTTATCCGCACGGCCCCGATGAGATGGTCAACATCACCACGGTAGGACAATACTGGACCCTGTTGCTGGCGGTACTGGAGCGGATACCGGCGAAATAA
- a CDS encoding helix-turn-helix transcriptional regulator, giving the protein MSQTHQLISTLKQLLKARGLTYAQVAAHLKLSEASVKRQFSQQSFSLQTLEAICDLLQLELAELVVQAQQAQPRLSQLSAAQEAELVSDPRRVLMAICVLNHWTLEQIVATYQISKEQGIAHLLRLDHLGMIRLMPENRVSLRIARDFAWLAGGPIHQFFRERAQSDFLDSDFRHPGELLRFQHAMLSPAANLRFQQRLQRLLQEFTDLHEDGITTPANTRHGTSLLLALRPWEPEVFSALRRTPDSRGFSLAGC; this is encoded by the coding sequence ATGTCGCAAACCCATCAATTAATTAGCACGCTGAAGCAATTGCTCAAGGCGCGTGGCCTCACTTATGCGCAGGTGGCGGCGCATTTGAAACTGAGCGAGGCCAGCGTTAAACGGCAGTTCTCGCAACAGAGTTTTAGCCTGCAGACACTAGAGGCGATCTGCGACTTATTGCAGCTGGAGTTGGCCGAGTTGGTGGTGCAAGCCCAGCAAGCTCAGCCGCGCTTAAGTCAGCTCAGTGCCGCGCAAGAGGCGGAACTGGTGAGTGATCCGCGTCGGGTATTGATGGCGATCTGCGTGCTCAATCACTGGACACTGGAGCAGATTGTGGCGACCTATCAAATCAGTAAAGAGCAAGGCATTGCCCATCTGCTGCGCCTCGATCATCTGGGCATGATCAGGCTGATGCCCGAAAATCGCGTCAGTCTGCGCATCGCGCGCGATTTCGCGTGGTTAGCGGGAGGGCCTATCCATCAGTTTTTCCGTGAGCGCGCGCAAAGCGATTTCCTCGATAGTGATTTTCGACATCCGGGCGAATTGCTGCGCTTTCAGCACGCCATGCTGAGCCCGGCTGCCAATCTGCGTTTTCAGCAGCGGCTGCAGCGTTTGCTGCAAGAGTTTACCGACTTGCATGAAGATGGCATCACGACACCGGCCAATACGCGTCATGGCACTAGCTTGTTGCTAGCGCTGCGGCCGTGGGAGCCGGAAGTGTTTTCTGCATTGCGTAGAACGCCAGACAGTCGCGGGTTTTCTCTGGCGGGCTGTTAA